The genomic window GCAAGACCTTCCTCATCAGGACAGACATTCACATTGTAATGGCCCATGAATGGTTCGAGGGTAAAATTCGTCTCGAAAGACAATTCTATCTTCTCTTTCAGCGCCTGACGATACTTATCTTCTAAAATAGACCCCTTAGCTTCAGGGAATACGTCAAAGAAATAGCTCCCTATCACAACTCCGCCCTTACGCATCAAGCGTTGTTCTGCTACTTGGTTTAAACTGATCACGTTCAAATTGTTGTCCAATAAGAAATACGCATCACTGCTGTATTCTAGGAAAGTGTTGATTCGTAATGCCGTTTTTCGCAATTCTGCTTCTAACGTCTTGGCAACGGTGATGTCCAACAGTGTAATCACGACACCGTCAATCTTGTTATCCAATGTTCGATACGGCATTATACGCACAACATACCATCTCCCATCACGCGTGACAACTTGTTTCTCCTTGTACATCAACGTTCGCAATACTTCCAGCGCATCTACTGAAAGATCTTGGTAAACCAGATCGGAAGCAAAGTCGGTGATGGGCCGCCCCGTATCACCAATGATGAGTCTGAAAATCTTAGTTGCTTCGGCAGTGAAACGCCGCACATTAAGTCCACAGTCGAGGAAGAGAGTGGCAATGTCCGTGCTATTGAGCAGGTTCTTCATGTCGTCACTTGTACGAGAGAGATCGATTACTTTATCCTGCAATTCGTAGTTCACGGTCTGAAGCTCTTCGTTCAAAGACTGCATTTCCTCCCTGGAAGTGGTCAGCTCCTCATTGGTAGACTGAAGTTCTTCATTGGAAGATTGCAGCTCCTCATTTGAGGATCTCAACTCCTCCTGCGAAGTTTGCATTTCTTCCCGAAGTCCCTGCAGTTCTTCAGTAACATGCTTAACTTCCGACTCCGCCATTGCAAGGCGTGGATGACTACGAGAAGTTTTCTTGACGTCTTCACTCGCTACCATTCCAGAAACTGTTGCAACGTCTGTAAAGACAATCATTACCTTCCCACGCAACGCTTCAGGCTCATCAATGGATTGGATTGTCAGGTCTATCGTCTGTGTACCGCCGTTAGACCCAATAGTCAGGTTCCTGATAATTAGCCGTTCTTTAATTCTCAGAGCCTTCTGAAATGCGTTAAACAGTTCGTAGCGCAATCCTTCGCGGGCCATCGCAAAGATGTTCCAGTTGACCTTTCCGGAGGCGGGTTCCAGATACTTTCCCGTCCGCCCGCTGATATAAATTATGTCGCCCTTGCTATTGACCAATACAGCAGCCGGTGAATATGATTGCAAAAGTAGTTGGTCTGCCAGAAACTGCATGCTGTTCTTTGAGTTTGCACCATCGTCATTAGCCGACTTCACCGCTAATTTCGGGGAAAATATGCGTGGAAAGGTTATAGGTTCTAAAAGCATATCAGGCTCTAGCCGCTGGAAGAGCTTCGATTTAGCATCCATTGATCGGAACAATTCAGTGAACGCACCGGTAGACTCCGCACTGCCCAAGAGCATAACACCCTCGGAGTTCAAGCTGTAATGTATTAGCCTCAAGACAACGCTCTGCAATTCCACTTCCATGTAGATCAGCAAATTACGACAAGTAACTATGTCTATCTTAGTAAAAGGCGGGTCTTTGATAACATTTTGAGGAGCAAAGATCACCATCTCTCGAATCTCTTTATTGACACGGTATATGCCACTCTCTTCAGTAAAAAACCGGTTCAGGCGCTCAGGCGACATATCGGCTGCAATGTTTGTCGGGTATACACCTTGCCGAGCACGGTCAATGGCGTCACGGTCAAGATCGGTTGCGAATATCTGGAGAGTGAATCTTCCTTTCGGATGAAATTTCTCCATCGCCTCCTTGAACACAATGGCCAGAGAATAAGCCTCCTCGCCCGTTGAACAGCCAATAACCCATGCACGTAACTCTCGGTTTTGATTCACATCGGCCATAAGCGCAGGGAAAGCCAAATCTCTCAACCGATCCCATTCCTCCGGGTCGCGGAAAAAGCTTGTAACGCCGATTAAAAGTTCATTGAAGAGCAACTCAGTCTCTTGGGGATACTCCTGCAAATAACGAGCGTAACTACTGATCTTGTCAATTTGATGGATACCCATGCGCCGCTCGATCCGACGATATAAGGTGCTTTTCTTGTATTGGAAGAAGTCGTGACCCGTATGAGAACGAAGGATGCTAATGACCTTCTCCAGCCCGCTATTGGCCTTATCTGTAGCGGCTAACGTTGGCGTTGTAGCAGGAGGAAAATATCGAATGTACGTGATTATCTTGTCTGGAAGATCTTCTGCCTTAGCTATGATGTCTGCAAGGCCGGCATCTATGGCGCTGCGGGGCATTCCGTCAAATTTGGCTGAGGCTGGGTCTTGCACCAACGCCAGTCCGGCATTTTCCTTGATCGCTCTAAGGCCCAAAGTGCCATCCGAACCCATTCCGGACAGAATAACTCCAACAGCAGCTTCCTGCATGTCCAATGCAAGTGAGCGCATAAAGGAGTCAATCGGCAGGCGCAGCCCGCGTGGCGCGATCGGCTCCATCAGGTGCAATACACCGTGCAAGATGGTCATGTCCTTATTGGGAGGGATCACATAGACGCAGTTTTTCTCGACCGCCTGATGTTCCATAACCTGCACAACTGTCATCGTCGTGGCACGCTGTAAAAGTTCCGGCATGATGCCTTTATGGGTCGGATCCAGATGCTGCACAACGACATACGCCATCCCGCTATTATCCGGGACATTTCTCAAAAACTGCTCCAGCGCCTCCAGTCCTCCTGCAGAAGCGCCTATACCAACGACAGGAAAATCCGAATACCTGACAAGCGGGTTAACATCTTGCTCATCCGACGATACTTCGGGTGAAGTTTCGTTGGATTTAACTTCAGGTTTCTGATCTTCATGGACTTTCTTATTCTTTTTCATTTTTAACTCTATGGCATTGTCAACTATCGACAACACAACCAATAAATTTTTTTGGCATCAAAAGCATCTTAGGATCATCCAAACACCAATTGTTCCAAAGACCTCCTATAGTCCCTTGAACAATGTTCACAACAATAAGCCCCTGATGCATCGTCTAGCTTTTATAGTTATATCATATCATACTTATTCAAGTAATCACAGTATTTATGATGGTTCGACTAATATTTATCAGTGTTGAAATTCACAAGGCTTAGATAAAGAAATATGTGAATTATTTGTTATTAGCCAGATGCGCTAAAACGAAGGGGTAAATAAGTATTGTGAAAGTGTCTGATTGATTATCTTTTAGCGACTGTATCAGCAATCTTCTTAAGATCGTCTTCTGAGAGATCGCCAATTAGGCCGTAGGTTCTGTCATCACTTTTCCAGAAATAGGTATTCATGCGCCCACGCCCCCGCATACGGCCATAGCCCTGCATCGGTTTATGTGGGAATAAAGAAGTGACACCGAG from bacterium includes these protein-coding regions:
- a CDS encoding chemotaxis protein CheB; the protein is MKKNKKVHEDQKPEVKSNETSPEVSSDEQDVNPLVRYSDFPVVGIGASAGGLEALEQFLRNVPDNSGMAYVVVQHLDPTHKGIMPELLQRATTMTVVQVMEHQAVEKNCVYVIPPNKDMTILHGVLHLMEPIAPRGLRLPIDSFMRSLALDMQEAAVGVILSGMGSDGTLGLRAIKENAGLALVQDPASAKFDGMPRSAIDAGLADIIAKAEDLPDKIITYIRYFPPATTPTLAATDKANSGLEKVISILRSHTGHDFFQYKKSTLYRRIERRMGIHQIDKISSYARYLQEYPQETELLFNELLIGVTSFFRDPEEWDRLRDLAFPALMADVNQNRELRAWVIGCSTGEEAYSLAIVFKEAMEKFHPKGRFTLQIFATDLDRDAIDRARQGVYPTNIAADMSPERLNRFFTEESGIYRVNKEIREMVIFAPQNVIKDPPFTKIDIVTCRNLLIYMEVELQSVVLRLIHYSLNSEGVMLLGSAESTGAFTELFRSMDAKSKLFQRLEPDMLLEPITFPRIFSPKLAVKSANDDGANSKNSMQFLADQLLLQSYSPAAVLVNSKGDIIYISGRTGKYLEPASGKVNWNIFAMAREGLRYELFNAFQKALRIKERLIIRNLTIGSNGGTQTIDLTIQSIDEPEALRGKVMIVFTDVATVSGMVASEDVKKTSRSHPRLAMAESEVKHVTEELQGLREEMQTSQEELRSSNEELQSSNEELQSTNEELTTSREEMQSLNEELQTVNYELQDKVIDLSRTSDDMKNLLNSTDIATLFLDCGLNVRRFTAEATKIFRLIIGDTGRPITDFASDLVYQDLSVDALEVLRTLMYKEKQVVTRDGRWYVVRIMPYRTLDNKIDGVVITLLDITVAKTLEAELRKTALRINTFLEYSSDAYFLLDNNLNVISLNQVAEQRLMRKGGVVIGSYFFDVFPEAKGSILEDKYRQALKEKIELSFETNFTLEPFMGHYNVNVCPDEEGLAIFFKVNTESKNN